One window of Salegentibacter sp. Hel_I_6 genomic DNA carries:
- a CDS encoding energy transducer TonB → MKKLMFYFFLLSGTFAFAQEDVDVKGNTVTTKEKAPVWPGCESNADQKACFDQQLLDHVKNNYKYPRDEKGEFVRGKVVVKMHVDEEGKTIVTSVKGDKKPVIAAVEEMLKKIPEMKPGTRGGKATKISYTLPLNL, encoded by the coding sequence ATGAAAAAACTAATGTTTTACTTTTTCCTTCTAAGCGGTACTTTTGCCTTTGCGCAAGAGGATGTAGATGTAAAAGGTAACACGGTTACCACAAAAGAAAAAGCACCGGTATGGCCGGGATGCGAATCTAATGCAGACCAAAAAGCCTGTTTTGATCAACAGCTTTTAGATCACGTAAAGAATAATTATAAATATCCGCGTGATGAAAAAGGCGAGTTTGTAAGAGGAAAGGTAGTGGTTAAAATGCATGTAGACGAGGAAGGCAAAACAATAGTAACTTCAGTAAAAGGGGATAAAAAACCGGTAATTGCCGCAGTTGAAGAGATGCTAAAAAAGATTCCAGAAATGAAACCAGGCACCCGTGGAGGGAAAGCGACTAAGATTAGCTACACTCTACCTTTAAATCTTTAA
- the egtD gene encoding L-histidine N(alpha)-methyltransferase: protein MKTTQTTFQSAFEEDVYKGLTSFPKYLLSKYIYDQKGDKLFQQIMAMPEYYLTNCELNILKNHKDAIADIINKEGGFDLIELGAGDGKKTKILLQHLVDKEYDFNYLPIDISQHVLEELESSLKSEIPEVKVKIQQGTYFKTLENLADYSARKKVILFLGSNIGNLLHENAIEFLRNIKEAMTQEDMLFMGFDQKKDPQKILDAYNDPTGITEAFNKNLLTRINREMDANFNLDNFLHWETYDPESGTAKSFLVSKVQQKIAINRLDLEVNFDAWESIHTEISQKYDDTVVAWLAEEAGLEIQTSFQDNENCYKNYIFRKKS, encoded by the coding sequence ATGAAAACCACACAAACCACATTTCAATCGGCTTTTGAAGAAGATGTTTATAAAGGCCTTACCAGTTTTCCAAAATATTTGCTTTCAAAATATATATATGATCAAAAAGGAGATAAGCTGTTTCAGCAAATTATGGCGATGCCAGAGTATTATCTTACCAACTGCGAATTAAATATCCTAAAAAATCATAAAGACGCAATAGCGGATATAATTAATAAAGAAGGCGGATTTGATCTTATTGAATTAGGTGCCGGCGATGGCAAGAAAACAAAGATTCTTTTGCAACATTTGGTAGATAAAGAATACGATTTTAATTATTTACCTATAGATATTAGTCAGCATGTTTTAGAAGAACTGGAGAGCTCTTTAAAAAGCGAAATCCCTGAAGTTAAGGTAAAGATCCAACAGGGAACTTATTTTAAAACACTTGAAAACCTTGCCGATTATAGTGCAAGAAAAAAAGTGATTTTATTTCTTGGCTCCAACATTGGAAACCTTTTGCACGAAAATGCGATTGAGTTTCTTCGGAATATAAAAGAGGCTATGACGCAGGAGGATATGCTTTTTATGGGCTTTGACCAGAAAAAAGATCCTCAAAAAATTCTGGATGCTTATAATGATCCAACTGGAATTACTGAAGCATTTAATAAAAATCTTCTAACCAGGATTAACCGTGAAATGGATGCTAACTTTAATCTTGATAATTTTCTGCATTGGGAAACTTATGATCCTGAATCTGGTACTGCAAAAAGTTTTCTGGTAAGTAAAGTTCAGCAAAAGATAGCCATTAATAGATTGGATTTGGAAGTGAATTTTGACGCGTGGGAAAGCATACATACCGAAATTTCACAAAAATATGACGATACGGTTGTTGCCTGGCTGGCGGAAGAAGCCGGTTTGGAAATTCAAACGAGCTTTCAGGATAATGAGAATTGCTATAAAAATTACATTTTCAGGAAGAAAAGTTAA
- the egtB gene encoding ergothioneine biosynthesis protein EgtB, which yields MQSQEQLLEFFNETRAHSELICSFLEIEDYVVQPTEDVSPPKWHLGHTTWFFEEFVLKPNSKDYKLFDENSAYVFNSYYESVGEKVIRTNRGNLSRPTVAWVYEYRNHVSKAMQQFLKDEKISEELCSVVKIGCHHEKQHQELLLTDIKYILGNNPLFPEYNDQFRENPIQDFKQEWISISEGVYEVGHKSDDFCYDNEQGVHKVYLNDYKISNKLVTNAEFIEFIEAGAYKDVLLWHAEGWDWVNNNKIEAPFYWHQVNGEWQQYTLNGLKKLIPEAPLSHISYFEAFAFAQWKGLRLPTEFEWETAQQYFKWGDRWEWTESAYSPYPNYIKPDGALGEYNGKFMVSQKVLRGASVATSSKHTRPTYRNFFHPHLRWQFTGLRLTK from the coding sequence ATGCAGTCACAGGAACAATTACTCGAATTTTTTAATGAAACCAGGGCCCATTCTGAACTTATTTGTTCATTTTTGGAAATCGAAGATTACGTGGTGCAGCCCACAGAAGATGTTTCTCCACCCAAATGGCACCTGGGGCATACTACCTGGTTTTTTGAAGAATTTGTTCTAAAACCAAACTCGAAAGATTATAAGCTTTTCGATGAAAATTCAGCTTACGTTTTTAATAGTTATTACGAAAGCGTAGGTGAAAAAGTAATACGTACCAATCGTGGTAATTTATCACGACCAACAGTTGCCTGGGTTTACGAATACCGAAATCACGTTTCTAAAGCCATGCAGCAATTTCTGAAAGATGAAAAAATTTCAGAAGAGCTTTGCAGTGTTGTTAAAATTGGTTGTCATCATGAAAAACAACACCAGGAACTTCTGCTTACCGATATTAAATATATCCTCGGAAACAATCCGTTATTTCCAGAATATAACGATCAATTTAGAGAAAATCCCATCCAGGATTTTAAGCAGGAATGGATCTCAATTTCTGAAGGTGTTTATGAAGTAGGCCATAAATCTGACGATTTTTGTTACGATAACGAGCAGGGTGTTCATAAGGTTTACCTTAATGATTATAAAATTTCAAATAAACTGGTCACTAATGCTGAGTTTATAGAATTTATAGAAGCTGGAGCTTATAAAGATGTACTTCTATGGCACGCTGAAGGCTGGGACTGGGTAAACAACAACAAAATTGAAGCGCCTTTTTATTGGCACCAAGTGAATGGGGAATGGCAGCAATATACCCTAAACGGACTTAAGAAATTAATTCCTGAAGCCCCACTAAGTCACATTTCATATTTTGAAGCTTTTGCTTTTGCGCAATGGAAAGGTTTGAGACTGCCTACCGAATTTGAATGGGAAACCGCACAACAATATTTTAAATGGGGAGACCGCTGGGAATGGACAGAAAGTGCGTATTCCCCATACCCAAATTACATAAAGCCAGATGGCGCGCTTGGCGAATATAACGGCAAATTTATGGTAAGTCAAAAAGTATTAAGAGGAGCTTCAGTAGCTACTTCTTCGAAACATACAAGACCAACTTATCGCAATTTTTTTCACCCACATTTACGCTGGCAGTTCACAGGATTGAGACTGACCAAATAA
- a CDS encoding energy transducer TonB, producing MKKLMLIACFVIGGLTTAEAQQTSPVWPGCEDAEDTKACFNQKLSEHVRENYEYPQNEDGDYVRGKVKISFTITEEGKAVVNSVEGAEPKVNEAAKEMIEKIPDMEPGTLQGEPDDRNFTVPFNF from the coding sequence ATGAAAAAGTTAATGCTTATCGCATGTTTTGTTATTGGAGGTCTAACTACAGCTGAAGCGCAACAAACCTCACCGGTTTGGCCAGGGTGTGAAGATGCTGAAGATACAAAAGCCTGTTTTAATCAAAAACTATCAGAACATGTAAGAGAGAATTATGAATACCCACAAAACGAAGATGGCGATTATGTTAGGGGTAAAGTAAAAATCTCTTTTACGATAACAGAAGAAGGAAAAGCTGTAGTGAATTCAGTTGAAGGTGCTGAGCCAAAAGTAAATGAGGCAGCTAAAGAAATGATTGAAAAAATTCCAGATATGGAGCCTGGAACTTTACAGGGAGAACCAGATGATCGTAATTTCACCGTTCCTTTTAATTTCTAG
- a CDS encoding thymidylate synthase, with protein MKQYHELLQHILDNGTDKGDRTGTGTRSVFGHQLRFDLSEGFPMVTTKKLHLKSIIYELLWFLKGDTNVEYLQENGVRIWNEWADEKGDLGPVYGKQWRNWNGEEIDQIAEIVETLKKNPNSRRMLVSAWNPSVMPDSSKSFSENVANGKAALPPCHAFFQFYVSDGKLSLQLFQRSADVFLGVPFNIASYALFTMMMAQVCGYEAGDFIHTFGDVHIYSNHMEQVKLQLSREPRALPKMKINKEIKDIFGFDYKDFKLEDYNPHPGIKAKVAV; from the coding sequence ATGAAACAATATCACGAGCTTTTACAACATATTTTAGATAACGGAACCGATAAAGGAGACCGTACAGGCACTGGAACCAGAAGCGTATTTGGCCACCAATTACGATTTGATCTTAGCGAGGGTTTTCCCATGGTTACAACTAAAAAACTACATTTAAAATCTATTATTTATGAATTACTGTGGTTTTTAAAGGGTGATACCAATGTTGAATATTTGCAGGAAAACGGAGTTAGAATTTGGAATGAATGGGCCGATGAGAAGGGCGATCTTGGTCCCGTTTATGGCAAACAATGGCGTAACTGGAATGGCGAAGAAATAGACCAGATTGCTGAGATCGTAGAAACTTTAAAGAAAAATCCTAACAGTCGAAGAATGCTTGTTTCAGCCTGGAATCCTTCAGTGATGCCAGATTCTTCAAAATCCTTTTCAGAAAATGTAGCGAATGGAAAAGCGGCACTTCCGCCTTGTCATGCATTTTTTCAATTTTATGTTTCCGATGGAAAACTGTCACTGCAGCTTTTTCAAAGAAGCGCCGATGTTTTCCTTGGGGTACCTTTTAATATCGCCTCTTATGCATTATTCACGATGATGATGGCGCAGGTTTGCGGCTACGAAGCGGGAGATTTTATTCACACCTTTGGCGATGTTCATATTTACAGTAATCATATGGAGCAGGTGAAACTGCAACTTTCCAGAGAACCCAGGGCTTTACCAAAAATGAAAATCAATAAGGAAATAAAAGATATTTTTGGATTTGACTATAAAGATTTTAAATTAGAAGATTATAATCCGCATCCGGGAATTAAAGCGAAGGTTGCGGTGTAA